A region of Sandaracinaceae bacterium DNA encodes the following proteins:
- a CDS encoding ABC transporter ATP-binding protein, whose amino-acid sequence MSLLHLENVEKRYGELRALKNLNLTLEPGRIGLLGPNGAGKSTFLKTLLGLLQPSHGTVRVLGLDPSREELKLRALIGYMPEGDAVFPEMNALHYTVLAGELCGLPHAEAMGRAHQILHYVGLGEARYRPLGSFSTGMKQRARLAQALVSDPKLLLLDEPTSGLDPRGRDEMLALILDIPKRTGASVILSTHILPDVEKTCDQVVVMTQGEVLYAGELAELLRTDHSIYEVRVKGDPDTVRKALEMERCVVQRDGAALRVRLPDGVGTDAILRAAREAKQPVRHMAPFKLTLERAFLDTLAKRDDADEAASGAGATAP is encoded by the coding sequence GTGTCCCTGCTCCACCTCGAGAACGTCGAAAAGCGCTACGGCGAGCTTCGCGCGCTGAAGAACCTGAACTTGACGCTCGAGCCAGGGCGAATCGGGCTCCTCGGCCCGAACGGCGCGGGCAAGAGCACCTTCTTGAAGACGCTCCTGGGCCTGCTCCAGCCGTCCCACGGCACCGTACGCGTCCTGGGCCTGGACCCTTCGCGCGAGGAGCTGAAGCTGCGCGCGTTGATCGGATACATGCCCGAAGGCGACGCCGTGTTCCCCGAGATGAACGCCCTGCACTACACGGTCCTGGCCGGCGAGCTGTGTGGTCTCCCGCACGCCGAGGCGATGGGGCGCGCACACCAGATCCTCCACTACGTAGGCCTGGGCGAGGCTCGCTACCGGCCGTTGGGCTCGTTCTCGACGGGCATGAAGCAGCGCGCACGCTTGGCCCAAGCCCTTGTATCCGACCCGAAGCTGCTGCTGTTGGACGAGCCCACGAGCGGCCTCGACCCGCGCGGCCGCGACGAGATGCTGGCGCTGATCCTGGACATCCCCAAGCGCACCGGCGCGAGCGTCATCCTGTCCACGCACATCCTCCCGGACGTCGAGAAGACGTGCGACCAAGTCGTCGTCATGACGCAGGGCGAGGTGCTCTACGCGGGCGAGCTGGCAGAGCTGCTGCGGACCGACCACAGCATCTACGAGGTGCGCGTGAAGGGCGACCCGGACACGGTGCGGAAGGCGCTCGAGATGGAGCGCTGCGTGGTGCAGCGCGATGGCGCGGCGCTGCGCGTCCGCTTGCCGGACGGCGTGGGCACCGACGCCATCCTGCGCGCCGCCCGCGAGGCGAAGCAGCCTGTGCGGCACATGGCGCCGTTCAAGCTCACGTTGGAGCGAGCGTTCCTGGACACCCTGGCCAAGCGCGACGACGCCGACGAAGCCGCTAGCGGGGCCGGGGCCACCGCCCCCTAG